A part of Candidatus Sulfotelmatobacter sp. genomic DNA contains:
- a CDS encoding EamA family transporter gives MSASNPGREATAGATSASRPWLAFAGCCAIWGSTFLFISIGNDELAPVWAAALRLACASIILFALSRWTGQKLPSGPGLWPAIGYGALQFGLNFPLLYWGEKTVPSGIAAVLFATIPLSSAIFARLFGIERLQPLKLLGALIAIGGVAVIGGPSGNPTEWMGVFAVLAAVVAASLGTTLLKMGPRPAPFATNALGSLVGLPICLAISRALGESWTIPHSASAWISIGYLTLAGSVGAFVLMTWLLHHWPVTRVAFISVVTPIVAMLLGALVRHEPLTLASLGGSALVLAGLGCALAGDRLPTRSSGH, from the coding sequence GTGAGCGCTTCGAACCCCGGGCGAGAGGCCACGGCCGGCGCGACCTCGGCGAGCCGGCCGTGGCTGGCATTCGCCGGCTGCTGCGCGATCTGGGGCAGCACGTTTCTGTTCATCAGCATCGGCAACGACGAGCTGGCCCCGGTGTGGGCCGCCGCGCTCCGGCTCGCCTGCGCCTCGATCATCCTGTTCGCGTTGAGCCGGTGGACCGGCCAGAAGCTGCCGAGCGGCCCGGGACTGTGGCCGGCGATCGGCTACGGCGCGCTGCAGTTCGGACTCAACTTCCCGTTGCTCTACTGGGGCGAGAAGACCGTGCCCTCGGGCATCGCCGCGGTGCTGTTCGCGACCATACCGCTCTCGTCCGCGATCTTCGCGCGGCTGTTCGGCATCGAGCGGTTGCAGCCGCTCAAGTTGTTGGGCGCGCTGATCGCGATCGGCGGCGTGGCGGTGATCGGCGGCCCCTCGGGCAACCCGACCGAATGGATGGGGGTGTTCGCGGTGCTGGCGGCGGTGGTCGCGGCCTCGCTCGGCACCACGCTGCTGAAAATGGGGCCGCGGCCCGCGCCCTTCGCCACCAACGCGCTGGGCTCGCTGGTCGGTCTCCCCATCTGTCTCGCGATCAGTCGTGCGCTGGGCGAGAGCTGGACGATCCCTCACAGCGCGAGCGCCTGGATCTCGATCGGCTACCTGACACTGGCGGGATCGGTGGGGGCGTTCGTGCTCATGACCTGGCTGCTCCATCACTGGCCGGTGACGCGAGTCGCCTTCATCTCGGTGGTGACCCCGATCGTGGCGATGCTGCTCGGCGCCCTGGTGCGTCACGAGCCGTTGACGCTCGCGAGCCTCGGCGGCTCGGCGCTGGTGCTGGCCGGCCTCGGCTGCGCGCTCGCCGGTGATCGGCTCCCCACGCGATCGAGCGGTCATTGA